The following are encoded in a window of Fundulus heteroclitus isolate FHET01 unplaced genomic scaffold, MU-UCD_Fhet_4.1 scaffold_349, whole genome shotgun sequence genomic DNA:
- the LOC118559842 gene encoding ferritin, heavy subunit, whose translation MTSQVRHNFHQDCEAAINRQINLELYASYVYLSMGYYFDRDDQALHNFAKFFRHQSHEEREHAEKLMKLQNQRGGRIFLQDVKKPDRDEWGSGVEALECALQLEKSVNQSLLDLHKLCSTHNDPHLCDFIETHYLDEQVKSIKELGDWVSNLRRMGAPQNGMAEYLFDKHTLGKESS comes from the coding sequence ATGACTTCCCAGGTGAGACACAACTTCCATCAGGACTGCGAGGCTGCCATCAACAGGCAGATCAACCTGGAGCTGTACGCCTCCTACGTCTACCTGTCCATGGGTTACTACTTTGACCGGGATGATCAGGCATTGCACAACTTTGCCAAGTTCTTCCGTCATCAGTCCCATGAGGAGCGTGAGCATGCTGAAAAGCTGATGAAGCTGCAGAACCAGAGGGGAGGAAGGATTTTCCTGCAGGACGTCAAGAAGCCAGACAGGGATGAGTGGGGCAGTGGTGTCGAGGCTCTTGAATGTGCCCTGCAGCTTGAGAAGAGTGTGAACCAGTCGCTGCTGGACTTGCACAAGCTTTGCTCCACTCACAATGACCCACATTTGTGCGACTTCATTGAGACTCACTACCTTGATGAGCAGGTGAAGTCTATCAAAGAGCTGGGAGACTGGGTGAGCAACCTGCGGCGCATGGGAGCTCCTCAGAACGGCATGGCGGAGTACCTGTTTGACAAACACACTCTCGGCAAAGAGAGCAGCTAA